Proteins encoded by one window of Cyclobacteriaceae bacterium:
- a CDS encoding tetratricopeptide repeat-containing sensor histidine kinase: protein MQDVMDSISVKNFAKLPVYQFFNKFSFNARILHPSQILLILVSVTAYSQNARIDSLIKLNASASGGEKADVLYELAYEFIDVDNIQAVEFSTESRLYSARIGDSLRIVRACRLQSSAYRRLEILDSAISTAKFGLDIAVRNGFRDEVKILLNSVAITHSLKAEYDVALAYHFESLIIREEIGTQSEVSVTLNNIGFIYFKLKNYQKALEYFERALNIKREINDVYGLDRLLINLGVCNIHLKDFARALNSIKEGLKVCGENCGSDILIEGESGLGVAYYYLDDFDESHRHFTQSLNFATDNDNKRFQAENLVYLARIELRRENLKQAEAHLLRGEDIVTSLGYNQLVLDFYKEFSNLYSLQREFEKASIYQKRYINLKDSLIGEELIKNIAKTQTQFEERENLRTIELKDEALARQRMLNLAIGTIAFLAALLVFVLYHNNKVRRRVNARLSVTNTKLAEANATIEAQNKQLQSYNDKLEAEVKKATADLLVANTSLEKVNKELDNFIYKTSHDIRGPLASLKGMCNVALMDVKDQLALGYLQKLDETATKLNRILTRLLIINQINSAAIHPEPLDMDKVVDDIILLESKKGLPKGFQFKRDIQRNMIFRSDDALIRIILENLIDNAIKFHNDSERVVPFVHIKIFIEGPNLHVHVIDNGVGIALENPDKIFQMFTRASEKSGTGGLGLYLIKQAVSRLGGDVGLQLTSEGFTEFYATLPLEIPKELTEASQEQENEETKASA from the coding sequence ATGCAGGATGTAATGGACTCCATTTCAGTTAAAAATTTTGCAAAATTACCAGTGTACCAATTTTTCAACAAGTTTTCATTTAATGCTCGGATACTCCATCCTTCCCAAATTCTATTGATCCTAGTTTCTGTTACTGCTTACAGTCAAAATGCTCGTATTGATTCTTTAATTAAATTAAATGCTTCTGCTTCAGGTGGGGAGAAAGCTGATGTTTTGTATGAATTGGCATATGAATTTATTGATGTTGATAATATTCAAGCAGTTGAGTTTTCAACTGAGAGTCGACTATACTCAGCTCGTATCGGTGATAGTCTAAGAATAGTAAGGGCTTGCCGTTTACAAAGTTCAGCTTATAGAAGACTTGAAATTTTGGATAGTGCGATTTCGACAGCAAAGTTTGGTCTAGATATCGCGGTGCGTAATGGCTTTAGGGATGAAGTCAAGATTTTATTAAACTCTGTAGCGATTACCCATTCATTGAAAGCGGAGTATGATGTGGCTTTAGCTTATCATTTTGAATCATTGATAATACGAGAAGAAATAGGAACTCAGAGTGAAGTCAGTGTTACTTTAAATAATATCGGCTTCATCTACTTCAAATTGAAAAATTATCAAAAGGCATTGGAGTATTTTGAAAGGGCTTTAAACATTAAAAGAGAAATTAATGATGTTTACGGCCTGGACAGACTTTTGATTAATCTTGGTGTTTGTAATATACATCTAAAAGATTTTGCTCGGGCTTTAAATTCCATTAAAGAAGGATTGAAGGTATGTGGAGAGAATTGCGGAAGTGATATTTTGATTGAAGGTGAGTCAGGATTAGGAGTTGCATATTACTATTTGGATGATTTTGATGAATCACATAGACACTTCACTCAGTCCTTAAATTTTGCAACCGATAATGATAACAAGAGGTTTCAAGCAGAGAATCTTGTATATCTCGCTAGAATAGAGTTAAGAAGAGAAAACCTAAAGCAAGCTGAGGCGCACCTTCTCAGAGGTGAGGATATCGTTACATCACTGGGTTATAATCAACTGGTTTTGGATTTTTATAAGGAATTCTCAAATCTTTATAGCCTGCAGAGAGAATTTGAGAAAGCCTCGATTTATCAAAAGAGATATATTAATTTAAAAGATAGCCTTATTGGCGAAGAACTTATCAAAAACATCGCCAAAACCCAAACCCAGTTCGAAGAACGTGAGAACCTGAGAACCATTGAGCTTAAGGATGAAGCCCTCGCCCGCCAGCGTATGCTCAACCTGGCAATCGGTACCATTGCCTTTCTGGCGGCCTTATTGGTGTTTGTATTATATCATAATAACAAAGTAAGAAGGAGAGTAAATGCGAGGTTATCTGTAACGAATACAAAACTGGCCGAAGCCAATGCCACCATTGAAGCCCAAAACAAGCAATTGCAGTCATACAATGACAAACTTGAAGCCGAAGTAAAAAAGGCTACAGCCGATTTATTGGTGGCCAATACTTCCCTGGAAAAGGTGAACAAAGAACTGGATAATTTTATTTACAAAACCTCTCACGATATACGTGGCCCTTTGGCTAGCCTTAAAGGCATGTGCAATGTAGCGTTGATGGATGTAAAAGACCAGTTGGCGTTGGGCTATTTGCAAAAACTTGATGAAACCGCTACCAAACTGAACCGCATATTAACCCGGTTGCTCATCATCAACCAAATCAACAGTGCAGCTATACATCCTGAGCCGTTGGATATGGATAAAGTAGTGGACGATATTATCTTGCTTGAATCGAAGAAGGGATTGCCAAAAGGTTTTCAGTTCAAAAGGGATATTCAACGGAACATGATCTTCCGCTCCGATGATGCATTAATCCGTATCATCCTCGAAAACCTGATCGACAATGCCATCAAGTTTCATAATGATTCCGAGCGTGTGGTTCCTTTTGTGCATATTAAGATCTTTATCGAAGGGCCGAACCTACACGTTCATGTAATCGACAATGGTGTGGGTATTGCCCTGGAGAACCCCGACAAAATTTTTCAGATGTTTACACGGGCCTCTGAAAAGTCGGGTACAGGCGGACTTGGTCTGTACCTGATCAAGCAAGCTGTTAGCCGCCTGGGCGGGGATGTCGGTCTGCAATTAACTTCAGAAGGATTTACTGAATTCTATGCCACCTTGCCGCTCGAAATTCCAAAGGAATTAACAGAGGCGTCCCAGGAACAGGAGAACGAAGAGACCAAAGCCAGCGCCTGA
- a CDS encoding tetratricopeptide repeat protein: MIRTFSKEFILFIACLSFGNGLAQTTSKDNRYLELVIIDSLKAALNHYTDPHQIIDLQCDLAYEYTATDLQKALECSKVSYRDAKLLGDSLKMVSAGRMVLSAHRRLNNNDSATWMGNEILQVARRNQFVNEVLAIINPLSDAYVNLGQYDSALRLNFERLEASYKMNNIPSYQSLNNIGFIFYKIKNYEKALLYFNMALQDWFQSVKIDSADYALIAINKSLSLVYLDRCEESSRIIKSIVYSHRNCTDDDLSNAFYALGLNNLRQGEYESATVNFETSIIYGLQANNFRLVCDSYIGLAKASKSEGNELSAKRFLYKSLAIADPLMYSEILLTAYEELLILKSLSIREKATIQGNYIDLKESKYNTMLREHLAKQEAEFYERNNAEQIKYQKEELVFLEDLKELQFYIIVVITIVLLVVIFILFSIYRLRNWKIRLKLKLERGFRSREMFLLQEISSATTKKKHYEKLLFRIRQHSEDSFDQLLT, encoded by the coding sequence ATGATAAGGACATTCAGCAAAGAATTTATACTATTTATTGCTTGCTTATCATTCGGTAATGGTTTAGCACAGACCACATCTAAAGACAATCGGTACTTAGAATTGGTTATAATTGACTCTTTGAAGGCAGCATTGAATCATTATACTGACCCTCATCAGATCATTGATTTACAATGTGATTTGGCATACGAATACACAGCAACCGATCTCCAGAAAGCTCTTGAATGCTCAAAAGTATCCTATCGGGATGCCAAGTTATTGGGTGATAGTTTAAAAATGGTTAGCGCAGGCAGAATGGTTTTATCAGCCCACCGCAGATTGAACAATAATGATTCTGCTACATGGATGGGAAATGAGATTTTGCAAGTTGCTCGTAGGAATCAATTTGTAAATGAAGTATTAGCAATAATTAACCCTTTGTCAGATGCATATGTAAATTTGGGTCAGTATGATAGTGCATTGAGACTTAATTTTGAAAGACTAGAAGCTTCATATAAGATGAACAATATCCCATCTTACCAATCATTGAATAACATTGGTTTTATTTTTTACAAAATAAAAAATTATGAAAAAGCGCTACTCTATTTTAACATGGCCCTTCAGGATTGGTTTCAAAGTGTGAAAATTGATAGTGCTGACTATGCTTTAATAGCAATAAATAAAAGTCTTAGCTTAGTGTACTTAGATAGATGCGAGGAGAGCAGTAGAATTATCAAATCAATTGTTTATAGCCATCGTAATTGTACCGATGATGACCTTTCAAATGCCTTTTATGCTCTTGGCTTAAATAATTTAAGGCAAGGCGAATATGAGAGCGCAACAGTAAATTTCGAGACTTCAATTATTTATGGTTTACAAGCCAATAATTTTCGACTTGTATGCGATAGTTATATTGGTTTGGCGAAGGCTTCTAAGTCGGAAGGTAATGAGTTAAGTGCCAAAAGATTTTTATACAAATCGTTGGCTATAGCGGATCCCTTGATGTACTCTGAAATTTTATTAACTGCTTACGAAGAACTTTTAATTCTAAAGAGCTTATCAATCAGGGAGAAGGCAACGATTCAAGGTAATTATATTGATCTAAAGGAATCAAAATACAATACTATGCTCCGTGAGCATCTAGCCAAGCAGGAGGCTGAATTTTATGAGCGGAATAATGCGGAGCAGATTAAATATCAAAAGGAAGAATTAGTTTTCCTTGAAGATTTAAAAGAACTTCAATTCTATATTATTGTTGTTATTACCATAGTACTACTTGTAGTCATTTTTATTTTATTTTCGATATATCGCCTTCGCAATTGGAAAATTCGATTAAAGCTGAAATTAGAAAGGGGGTTTCGCAGTAGAGAAATGTTTTTGTTGCAGGAAATTAGTTCAGCCACAACCAAAAAGAAGCATTATGAAAAATTGCTTTTTAGAATCAGACAACACTCTGAAGATTCGTTCGACCAGCTTCTTACCTAG
- a CDS encoding tetratricopeptide repeat protein: MKRRYCYTIFLSIFFTSLVAQKSNLDSLELVLNKSSLKDSIPHQVFDQLITEYVLVDRKKAIRYARQYHSLTSEKGDSLRFLQSGCKLVIALFYNELYDSCQILNAYLLPLAKRLKSNRHINYLTSARGTVHAFQGEYESALVDLSKALELRRADGDPSYISLSLNNLGLVYYKMKAYQKALDFINESISLKEQHQDYFDYDIALTNAALCHVHLGNYSEANQLFEKAIAGSQMSPFSEAMVCYGRGIIAYNLGRYNIAKNEFWKSFQIGQVINDFRTQADNLLFIGKINFLQGNTDAGFSNLLKVEQVAEQFKYRQMLISVIEELILNYEILGDLGRLVYYQDKYILLKNEVYNTRLTEQMATTEVRLKRMENEETLARQEQMVNLSKQVLRSQNLVIIAIVGLIILAVFAVILIRRKSKIEKRLSKILAIRIKNRVRNLEQLLDDELHRCQQQKIFFELEAKQLAAKLATLKGIEYVTKVGNGNNEFWLKRLIKDLESSLVESKARINDLEKMS, translated from the coding sequence ATGAAAAGGAGATATTGTTATACTATATTTCTTTCCATCTTTTTTACTTCATTAGTGGCGCAAAAATCAAATCTTGATTCGCTTGAATTGGTTTTGAACAAAAGTTCTTTGAAGGATAGTATTCCGCATCAAGTATTTGATCAATTAATAACGGAATATGTATTGGTTGATCGCAAAAAGGCAATTCGTTATGCTCGTCAATACCATAGCCTTACAAGTGAAAAGGGCGATTCACTTAGGTTTTTGCAATCTGGCTGTAAGTTGGTTATTGCTCTCTTTTATAACGAGCTATATGATTCATGCCAAATACTAAATGCATATTTATTGCCGTTAGCAAAAAGACTTAAATCAAACAGACACATAAATTATCTTACCTCCGCACGAGGAACAGTTCATGCTTTTCAAGGCGAATATGAAAGTGCTCTCGTAGATTTATCGAAGGCATTGGAATTACGGAGAGCAGATGGTGATCCCAGTTACATTAGTCTTTCATTAAACAATTTGGGATTGGTTTATTATAAGATGAAAGCATATCAAAAAGCTTTGGATTTTATAAACGAGAGTATCAGCCTGAAAGAACAGCATCAGGATTATTTTGATTACGATATCGCCCTCACTAACGCAGCACTTTGTCATGTGCATCTGGGCAACTATAGTGAAGCAAATCAATTATTTGAAAAAGCCATTGCCGGGAGCCAAATGAGCCCATTTTCAGAAGCCATGGTTTGCTATGGTCGTGGTATTATAGCGTACAATTTAGGTAGGTACAATATCGCTAAGAATGAGTTTTGGAAATCTTTTCAGATTGGTCAAGTTATCAATGATTTTCGGACGCAGGCTGATAATTTATTGTTCATAGGAAAAATAAACTTTCTTCAAGGCAACACTGACGCAGGTTTTAGTAACCTGTTAAAAGTTGAGCAGGTTGCCGAGCAATTCAAGTATCGTCAAATGTTGATTTCCGTAATTGAAGAATTGATATTGAATTATGAGATATTGGGTGATTTAGGTCGACTCGTGTATTATCAGGATAAATATATTTTGTTAAAAAATGAGGTATACAATACCCGTTTAACTGAGCAGATGGCCACAACAGAAGTAAGATTGAAACGGATGGAGAATGAGGAGACATTAGCGAGACAGGAACAAATGGTTAATTTAAGCAAACAAGTTTTGAGATCACAAAACTTAGTAATTATTGCAATTGTAGGGTTGATTATTTTAGCCGTTTTTGCAGTTATTCTGATAAGAAGAAAATCGAAGATTGAGAAGCGACTGAGTAAAATACTTGCAATTCGAATAAAGAACCGAGTAAGGAATCTTGAGCAATTACTTGATGATGAGTTGCATCGATGTCAGCAGCAAAAGATTTTCTTTGAACTGGAAGCTAAACAACTTGCCGCAAAGTTGGCTACTTTAAAAGGCATTGAGTATGTTACAAAAGTAGGTAATGGAAATAATGAATTTTGGCTAAAGAGGTTAATCAAAGATTTGGAAAGTTCATTAGTAGAATCGAAAGCTCGAATTAATGACCTTGAGAAGATGAGTTAA
- a CDS encoding histidine kinase produces the protein MNFNFLGFSIIPQKDLSHQISAQAAEIFENIVNEMGAEIHDDLIQKIYLLQLNLKHLEQAVDHPIELQNGLIKMEADLKMAIESIRRISKRLNAAENAEAPFAQQISILCQNMEIRGGNHIHFEQVGVEFILPEVVKKYLYRMTQELIHNAFKHSTAWHIWVRLIWDKNKLVVEVEDDGTGEVTLDETIKKLNEKYNSLRMRAEAIQAKIKYGSGKKGLLATITWKNRTLNL, from the coding sequence ATGAATTTCAATTTTCTTGGATTCAGTATTATCCCACAAAAAGACCTTTCCCACCAAATTTCTGCCCAGGCAGCTGAAATATTTGAAAATATTGTCAATGAAATGGGCGCTGAAATACACGATGACCTGATTCAAAAAATATACCTTTTACAACTTAACCTAAAGCATTTGGAGCAAGCTGTTGATCATCCAATTGAACTACAGAATGGCTTGATAAAGATGGAAGCGGATTTGAAAATGGCTATTGAATCGATCAGGCGCATCTCCAAAAGACTAAATGCGGCTGAAAATGCTGAAGCACCATTTGCACAGCAAATATCTATTCTCTGTCAGAACATGGAAATACGAGGAGGTAATCACATTCACTTTGAGCAGGTTGGTGTAGAATTCATATTACCGGAAGTAGTAAAAAAATACCTATACCGCATGACTCAGGAACTTATTCATAACGCGTTTAAGCACTCTACGGCCTGGCACATATGGGTGCGCCTAATTTGGGACAAAAACAAATTAGTAGTTGAAGTTGAGGACGATGGAACAGGTGAGGTGACTTTAGACGAAACTATAAAAAAGCTAAATGAGAAGTACAACAGCCTGCGAATGCGGGCAGAAGCTATTCAGGCAAAAATCAAATATGGTTCTGGAAAAAAAGGCCTACTTGCGACCATTACTTGGAAGAATAGAACTTTGAATTTATAG
- a CDS encoding IS481 family transposase — MRTETKLIKTKLGLINLAEHLGNVSQACRMMGYSRDSFYRIKELYDTGGELALKEVSRRKAIPKNRVEPEVEQAVVRMAIDQPALGQVRVANELRKRGVFVSPAGVRCVWQRHDMETFAKRLAALEAKVAQEGIILTEAQMIAMERKREKREALGEIETEHPGYLGAQDTYYVGNIKGVGRIYQQTFIDTYSKVAFAKLYDRKNAITAADMVNDKVVPFFEEQEIPLLRVLTDRGTEYCGKAEYHEYELYLRIENIEHSKTKVKSPQSNGICERFHRTIQDEFYAVAFRKKLYQSLEELQADLDVWIKEYNEQRTHSGKYCFGRTPWETFLASKELAIQKMVDQNYESA, encoded by the coding sequence ATGAGAACAGAAACGAAGTTAATCAAAACGAAATTAGGTCTTATCAATTTAGCTGAACATTTGGGTAATGTCAGCCAGGCATGTCGGATGATGGGTTACTCCCGCGACAGCTTCTACAGAATCAAAGAGCTTTATGATACAGGTGGTGAACTGGCTTTGAAAGAGGTCAGTCGCAGGAAAGCTATTCCAAAGAATCGTGTCGAGCCAGAAGTTGAGCAAGCCGTTGTCCGGATGGCTATCGATCAACCCGCTCTAGGGCAGGTGCGCGTGGCCAATGAACTTCGCAAGCGCGGTGTATTTGTGTCTCCTGCTGGCGTGCGCTGCGTTTGGCAGCGCCACGACATGGAGACTTTCGCTAAACGGCTAGCTGCGCTTGAAGCAAAGGTTGCTCAGGAAGGAATCATTCTCACCGAAGCACAAATGATCGCCATGGAGCGTAAGCGAGAAAAACGCGAAGCCCTCGGAGAGATTGAGACTGAACATCCGGGCTATCTTGGCGCACAGGATACTTACTACGTTGGCAATATCAAAGGGGTAGGCAGAATCTATCAGCAGACCTTCATTGATACGTATTCGAAAGTTGCTTTTGCCAAGCTGTATGATCGTAAGAACGCTATCACCGCAGCAGATATGGTAAACGACAAAGTCGTTCCATTCTTCGAGGAGCAGGAAATTCCATTGCTGCGTGTCCTTACCGATCGTGGCACCGAATATTGCGGAAAAGCAGAGTATCATGAATATGAGCTCTATCTACGAATCGAAAACATCGAACACTCAAAAACGAAGGTAAAAAGTCCTCAGAGCAACGGAATCTGCGAACGCTTCCATCGGACCATCCAGGATGAATTCTATGCGGTGGCCTTCCGGAAAAAGTTGTATCAGTCACTGGAAGAACTTCAGGCAGATCTTGATGTGTGGATCAAAGAATACAACGAGCAAAGAACGCACTCAGGAAAGTATTGCTTTGGAAGAACTCCCTGGGAAACGTTCCTGGCTTCCAAAGAGCTTGCTATCCAGAAGATGGTTGATCAAAATTATGAATCAGCATGA
- a CDS encoding response regulator transcription factor: MVENDTLLRQGFVNLLKREYFVRNVYEAANAVEFEAQLNSHAIDIILLDIHLGGVSGVELLLKLRKMPVQPKVIVVTGLEGIELVINLLKAGVDAIVSKLDGYAEVVRAVKVVMKGETYFPDHVVQVIRNNASRWESVPPVTLTDREKEFLRALSQGLTTKEIAVNLKMAESTAETYRLRLQKKLGVHNTAALLAYAYSNGMK, translated from the coding sequence ATGGTCGAAAACGACACCTTGCTCCGGCAAGGGTTTGTTAATTTGCTAAAGCGGGAATACTTTGTTCGTAATGTTTATGAGGCTGCCAATGCGGTTGAATTTGAGGCTCAACTAAATAGCCATGCCATTGACATAATCCTGCTGGATATTCATTTAGGGGGGGTGAGTGGGGTTGAATTACTTTTGAAACTTCGAAAGATGCCTGTACAGCCAAAGGTTATTGTTGTTACGGGGTTAGAGGGCATTGAGTTAGTGATTAACCTATTGAAAGCTGGAGTAGATGCCATCGTTTCGAAATTGGATGGATACGCAGAAGTTGTAAGAGCAGTAAAGGTGGTTATGAAGGGTGAGACATATTTTCCAGACCATGTTGTACAGGTAATCCGGAATAATGCCAGCCGGTGGGAGAGTGTGCCACCGGTAACCCTTACTGACCGGGAAAAGGAATTTTTGAGGGCGCTTTCGCAAGGCCTTACAACAAAGGAAATTGCTGTGAACTTAAAAATGGCTGAGAGCACGGCAGAAACTTACAGATTAAGGTTGCAGAAAAAGTTAGGGGTACATAATACGGCCGCCTTGCTGGCGTATGCGTATTCGAATGGTATGAAGTAG